The Prunus dulcis chromosome 3, ALMONDv2, whole genome shotgun sequence genome segment ttgtaCTGGCCACTGGGCaaagtaagtttttttttacctcCACTGACCAAATCAACAATTAGCGTTGATTTGGTCCACCCCACAGTTTATGCCAAGACGCGTGGAATAAATTGGCTTCATTATtgctctgtctctgtctctctccctctctctcactcaaaTGGGCAAGAAGGGACAGACAGAGAGGATGCTTTAAGATCTCAAAGTCCTGAATGAGCCTAATTTTGACTAGTGGAAAGATGCTTCATCGTTGATCATAATAATTGACGTAGTGAGTGATACAAAATTTGAcaaactaatatatatatatatatagtctaaAATAACAGTCCCTCTAATTGTATCCTCCAACTTCTAGGCTGTCATTTTTGTAGGAAAAAGCCAGATTAATCATCATGTTAATTGATATGATTTAACAACTCAAAACACAGATTAATTAAGAGAGCTTTGTATCTCAACTTACAGATTATGTTGGATATTTAGAGATAATTAATGAtgtgttgtatttttgtgCATGATGTATATGAACACACAGAATCGGTGCGTAAACATCATAGCTCATCTATTCAATGCCCCATTGGAGGATTCAGAGTCAGCAGTTGGAGTGGGAACTGTGGGCTCTTCTGAAGCCATCATGTTGGCCGGCTTAGCTTTCAAGAGGAAGTGGCAGAACAAGAGGAGAGCTGAGGGCAAGCCCATTGACAACCCCAATATTGTCACCGGAGCCAATGTCCAGGTATTTATATATGCtaatcatatttatttcagcaattttaataaattaattaaaataaaattcaacaaTGATTGATGTTAGGgacaatatatttttaaactaCATAATTACAGTAAGTGAATCGAATTATGTGACATGTGTAATTTATTTGATacattctttatttattatgattaGTTGATAATTAAAACATCGTCTGCCAACTAATATTGTTACTGTATGGATTAATTGAAGGTGTGCTGGGAGAAATTTGCAAGGTACTTTGAGGTGGAGTTGAAGGAGGTGAAGTTGAGGGAAGGATACTATGTAATGGACCCTGAGAAAGCAGTGGAGATGGTTGATGAGAACACCATCTGCGTCGCTGCTATCCTTGGCTCCACTCTCAATGGAGAATTCGAAGATGTTAAGCGCCTGAATGATCTCTTGGTAGAGAAGAACAAGGAAACTGGGTatgtaatctctctctctctctctctctctctctctctctctctctgtttttatCTTATTTACTGATGTGACACATACCATCACTTATTATGCATAAATAAATGGCATTCACATGATAATAAACTTAGTTATAATCAAATGAAATGTTGTCACATTAGTTAGAATTCAAAATATTAGAATAAGATGTTGGGgctctcaaaattaatgagaAAGCTCTTCAAATATATATCTCTACAAATTAAGACAATATGGTTCGCGTCGACGTGCATATCATTTTTCCGACCGTCTCTTGTCAAATAAAATGGGACTCATTTGTACAGGCGGGTCCTATATCTATTAGTGACTCATCAGTAATGTTGATGTAGTCTAAATAACATTACTCGTGTGTACCACctgactttgattttttttttttttttttttctttcgtttgTGTAGATGGGATACTCCAATCCATGTAGACGCAGCAAGTGGTGGGTTTATTGCACCATTTCTGTACCCAGAACTTGAATGGGACTTCCGTTTGCCCTTAGTGAAGAGCATCAATGTTAGTGGGCACAAGTACGGACTTGTGTATGCAGGAATTGGGTGGGTCATCTGGAGGAACAAAGAGGACTTGCCTGAGGAACTCATCTTCCATATCAACTATCTTGGAGCAGATCAACCTACCTTCACCCTCAACTTCTCTAAAGGTACCTACTCTTCAAACTatcttcattattttattgatataTCGTAGCAGTTTCAATACACTATTCACATTGGTAAATGTCCAACTGTAGACTGAGTTTTCATGCTTTCCATAATGCAGGATCCAGCCAAGTTATTGCTCAATATTATCAACTGATTCGCTTGGGTTTTGAGGTTGGTACACTTACAAATtataaatgaaatttgaagattttttccttccttcatTCTAATTAAGATAGTTTATCAAGAAAGGGTCCACTAGCGTTGCCTTCCTTCAGAGATCattcttataaaaaaattagccAAATCAAGAATTATAAAGACATCTAATTGTGATAAGATAAGTAGATGAATGTAATGTTCTCATTAAACATTGAAGTTTCATGATAATAATCGATATTCTATAACAAAAAGCTTGGTGATCATATCATCTGAAGATATGTATGACataattaattgaattttgtGCATGTAAACCAGGGATACAGGAATGTAATGGAAAATTGTCGTGAAAACATGATAGTACTAAAAGAAGGATTGGAGAAGACAAAGCGTTTCAACATAGTCTCTAAAGACGAAGGGGTACCATTGGTGGCATTTTCTTTGAGGGACAACCACCGCCACGACGAGTTCGAAATCTCTGACTTACTCCGCCGCTTTGGATGGATTGTCCCTGCCTACACCATGCCCCCAGATGCACAACATGTCACAGTTTTGCGCGTCGTGATTAGAGAAGACTTCTCTCGCACTTTGGCGGAGCGCCTAGTGAATGATATCCAGAAAGTGTTGCATGAACTAGACACACTTCCATCTAAGCTTAGCTCTAATGTGAAGGCTGCCGATGGAGAGGATGGGAAACCTGCAGAGACGAGGGCACTTGAGAGTAAGAAGAGTGATTTGGAAAAGACAAGGGAGATCACAACAATTTGGAGGAAGTTTGTTACGGCCAGGAAGCAGAAGATGAATGTTGTTTGTTAGAAAGTGTCTGGTTTTTGCTactctaattaattattaacttTGCTAAAATTGAGTGTGTACTTGTATGTGCTTTCAATTGGAGTGGGAGTGAGCGTCCTTTTTGTATCGCGTGTGACAATTTCTTTTGCTCAAATTTGATGCCTAATGAGTAGTTTTACCCcctttattattttgtatGATCAAATTTTTGACAAGTTAGCTCTTGGTCTAACATAATTCTCTCTCAAATAGTGAAGATGCCTTGAGTTCAAAGTTCCCTTCGCCTGTTGATgaaaaaaaccaaccaaattGTGAAATAGAGAAATTTGGGCTTATAGATTCATTTGCCCCACTGTGAGCCCGATTAGACACTGAAAACTCTTCCCGCGGTGAAGGGGAATTTGAGTTAGTTGCAACGAAAAATATCAATCACCTCAAAATTCATAATCAAGCCTTAAACGCACAATGTAGAAAccaattcctccaaaaatGATAAATTCAAGAAGCCTAGTATTCATTGGCTAAGCTAGAATACAATAATTGACAAGAGGACTTGTAATTCAAGTGATTAGTAATATTTATCCGTATAGCTGAGGTCCTACGTTTGATTTCCCCCTCCGCTAATATCgtttgttaaaaaaagaatatagtAATTGGAATGTACTAGAAAGGAATAACagtaattataatatataaaataaaataaacttagCCAAAGAGCATAAATAAAGTTGAACAATCATAAAGTCCACTCCCATCAATCGAAAACCTATAGAATAAACATTTCATAATAtacaaaatggaaaataaaaacaactgaagtaacaaaagaaaaagaacacatCTAAGACTTAGGCTATCTCCAGCCATGGTCATAGGCCAAATATAACCTTAAAATATATCATAATATATCGTATGTTCGTCATTATAGAATTAACATGTATCAATGTTGTTGATAATATATCGATAACATGTCGTTACATTTGTTATTTGACAATGACATGAAAcattatcaataaaatatcaacaatccattctttataaatatttttacattAAGTGAATCAAATTATGTGACATGTGTAATTGACTTGTTacatttgttatttattaCGATTAGTTGATAATTAAAACATCGTCTGCCACAGAGTGTAAACGATACTTCTAGTTGgcgtcttttcttttttccgaAATATATACCCtaccatatatataataggCCTGGGCACGGATCGGTTCGGAACGGTAGAAGCCTCTTCcgttaaccaaaccaaaaactTATGTAGACTTCGGATCGGTTAACCTAATATTTGGTTCGAATTGACCGGTACATCGGTAGTATCGTAATAAAAACAtactaataaaaatacaatttataatACTTTCACATGACATAAGTTCTTGAACAAATACACCAAATTATccttgtaaaatataaaaacccAATAGACTAATTCATCCAagtataaaatcaaataatttaGTCACTATATCAGTCAATATGTACTCAAGATGTACTAGGAGCcatttgtgtttgttgtttgaaCCTTTGAGTGCTCTTTTTATTGAATTCTCTACATTTATGTAAATGATTTTGACATTTGTTCCACATTGGGTTCTTTAGTTTTTCATGCTGAATTCAACCAtataaagaacataaaatttgGATCAACAGTTGGAAAATTACAGATAAAAAACGTGACAAAGGTCGAAACTGGAAAACATAGGAAGTTCATAAATTCCTCTCTGACCAAAAAGTGCTATAGTACCCGGGTAAGTGATACAATGGTGATCAGGGGCGGTCCTAGGGGCAGGGTAGGCAGCTGCCTACTCAATTTTttaccaaaccaaaaattaccCAGTACCCAATATAATCAAATTTCTTCTGCCTACTCAAACCCAACCTACCAGGGGCGGTCCTAACCTAAGGGCAGGGTAGGTAGCCGCCTACTCTATTTTTtgccaaaccaaaaattaccCAATATCCAATATAATCAAATTTCTTCTGCCTACTCAAACCCAACCCACCAGGGGTGATCCTACCCTATGCCTACTCCATTTTTtgccaaaccaaaaattaccCAAAACAATCAGTTTTCTTCTGCCTACTCAAACCCAACTTACTCAAATTTTTCCCTTTAACAAAAACAGTAGCCCCGCCCACTCAAACTTTCTCCtttaacaaaaacaatcaGAAGCAATATAAGCATGTGAAAGttgtatgaagattttttttcaatgttgactaacattgtgaattttgttAGTGCTTCTGTTAAGCGCCGTAATGAGTTAAATTTAATTCGAAAAGCTGAACTCAAAGATTAGTTGGATTCTAGGGAACTTGAGACAGGTAGAGGAGTTAATCAAGGTTGTAGTTTGAAACAAGTTGGAGCCACTAGTTGGGGATCTCACTTTGCCTCTATTACAAGTTTGATGAGTCTATttaaaaagactaaaatacttCTCCAGGAAATCACTGATTATGGACCTAACCAACAATTTCATGGTGATACAGAGAATAACTATATTGCTATGATgtcttttgagtttgtgttttcatttcttttgatgGATAAAATTATGGGATTGACCAACTTTCTTTGTCAA includes the following:
- the LOC117621591 gene encoding glutamate decarboxylase 1, with amino-acid sequence MVLSKTASESDVSVHSTFASRYVRTSLPRFKMAENSIPKEAAYQIINDELMLDGNPRLNLASFVTTWMEPECDKLMMASINKNYVDMDEYPVTTELQNRCVNIIAHLFNAPLEDSESAVGVGTVGSSEAIMLAGLAFKRKWQNKRRAEGKPIDNPNIVTGANVQVCWEKFARYFEVELKEVKLREGYYVMDPEKAVEMVDENTICVAAILGSTLNGEFEDVKRLNDLLVEKNKETGWDTPIHVDAASGGFIAPFLYPELEWDFRLPLVKSINVSGHKYGLVYAGIGWVIWRNKEDLPEELIFHINYLGADQPTFTLNFSKGSSQVIAQYYQLIRLGFEGYRNVMENCRENMIVLKEGLEKTKRFNIVSKDEGVPLVAFSLRDNHRHDEFEISDLLRRFGWIVPAYTMPPDAQHVTVLRVVIREDFSRTLAERLVNDIQKVLHELDTLPSKLSSNVKAADGEDGKPAETRALESKKSDLEKTREITTIWRKFVTARKQKMNVVC